Genomic segment of Shewanella sp. OMA3-2:
AACCAAAGAAATGGCATAGCAGAATAAGAAGATACTAATAGATTGTTGAACGTGACTAAGATCAGAGCCCAGTTGCTGTGCAATAACCGGCATTGCGGGTAAATACATATCAATGGCTAAGGGGGTGGTTGCAATAATAGCAGCCAATAAGAATATAAGTTTATTGGCTGCTAAGGAAGTTTTACTCATCCGATTTAAACGTGCTTTTTAACTTGGCTGATTAATAATAACGCGATAGTACAAAGTACCGCATAAATGATGAATGCATACTGATAGCTACCGTAAACATCAAATATGACGCCTGTTAAATAGATACCTAAACCCGCACCAATGGCATCTAGAATGGTAATAGTACCTAATATTTTACCAGATGCTTTTAAGCCAAAGTTATTAACCGCATTAAGCTGCAGTATGGTATAGAAACCACCCCAAGCAAAACCTATTAAGCCGATGCTATACATCACAGTAGCTTGTGAACTTACAATCAATGCCACTAAGCCAATTAGCATCATGATAATATTGCCGTAAAACAGCTTATTACCTTCAAATTTATCTGCAAAAACGCCGAATAAAAACTTACCGATTAAGGCTGGAATAAACAGCACACTTAAACCGGCCGAGGCCGACTGAATATCGAAACCTAAGTCTTGTAAATGCAGTACTAAGTTAGCTTGCAGTCCCATTAGGGTATAAAAGGTACACATAGCTATAACGGTTATCGCCCAGAACGAACGGGTTCTAATCGCTTCACCATACTCCAAACCATGATTTGATAAATCATCTTGTGACTGCTGAGAGTAATTCTCAGTACCATAAGGCTTTAAACCGATAACGGAAGGTTTGCTTCTAACTAAAAGGATTGTTAGCACTAATAATATAAATGGAATTACTGATGCATATTGAAATCCTTGACGCCATGAAATGCCTTCACTTAGCCAATAACCAAATAATGGCGCTAATACCGCCCCCCCAAAGATGTGCCTAATATAGCAATACCGATTGCGGTACCACGATGTTTCACAAACCAGTTTGAGACTAAAATTACGCCAACGTTAAGGCCGCAACTCACCATAACAATAGACAGGAAAATATGCAGAATATAAATATGGGTAATATTTTCTACATAACCATAAGCATAATAAGTTGGCATTAGGATTAAACAACCAACAATCATTAAGGCCCTTACACCGACCTTATCGATTAAAATACCAAATAGAGGTGCTAGAATACCCACACCAACTAAGGTGATGAGTTCACGTAGCTTTAAGTCGCCTCGACTCCAGTCAGGAAACTCAGCCAAAATAGCGCTGTCAAAAGCGGTAATACCGGTAAAAACCATGCCGTTTGAGAGCATTAAGCTTAGCATAGCGATAAAAACAATAATCCAATGCATTCGTTTACTGGATGTATTTTGCGGTGCGGTTGAAATTGATTGCATATATTTTCCTAGGGCATTTTATAATATTTATATCAACGTTTATAAACCTTATAACCGATAACGCAATTGATATTTGTCAACGATAAAAGTATCTTGAAAAATATACATTTTAATTATCAGTCACAGCTCGTTTAACCAAGGATAAGATGGTGAACATTTTTTTAGTCACATATTATAAGCAAATTTTAAGCTAAACCCTGACTTTAATTAATCCTCGACATATTCTATGACCTCATCAACCAGCCCCCCCAAATACTGACATAGTGAATCGAAGCCTTTAGTCGTTGTTGAATATTGATAGCTTGGATTCATCATCCTAGAGAGTGCTGTGCTGTTGATTCCAGCAGGATCAGCAATGTTGTAAACTTAAATGAAAAATCATGCATCATTTTAAAGCTAAATTTACACGAAAACTTTTGAGGTGGGGGTCATGGATTAGTGGTAATAAAATTGTTTGTGCCAACATGTTTGGCACAAAATGGGCACAAAACTCAAGTTTTCAGTTTTTTAACTCAAAATTAGGGTTTGAAATATTTAAGCAGTAGATGAGCAAATTTTCTAGCCGCAATGATCACTGTCGGTCAGTAATACGATTAGGCACGCATTTTTATTGATTTGGCACAGAATTGAGATTCAAAATTTAAGATAGATTTATTAAAGGAGTTTTAAAACAGAGAGTTACAACTAGAAATGGTACACCCGAGTGGACTCGAACCACCGACCCCTACCATGTCAAGGTAGTGCTCTAACCAACTGAGCTACGGGTGTATTTTAGGATGCTTGTGGAAATAAAATTGGTACACCCGAGTGGACTCGAACCACCGACCCCTACCATGTCAAGGTAGTGCTCTAACCAACTGAGCTACGGGTGTACTGAATTTGCTTTCCTAACAAAGCGGTCGTCATAGTAAGGGCGTTGGCTAACGCTTGCAAGTAAAAATTACCTTAACACTGCTAAATGGTGATTTGCTGTGCAACTTGCCGATTTAATACCAAAAAGTTCAAATGATATTTGCCTAACGCCCCCTTGAATTTTTAGCTAGATGCTAAAACTCAAGGGTTATAACTGAACAATCATATTTGGCAATAAATGACTTACTCGGCATAGTAAAAGCAATAGTAACCTTAATCAGCCGCCACTAACGGAATAGCACGATTCTCAAGTAACACTGGAATACCGTCATTAATCGGATAGGCTATTTTATCAAATTTACAAATCAGCTGTTGGGCATCTTTATCATAATCCAGTTTACCTTTGCACACAGGACAAGCGACAATATCAAGTAACTTTTTATCAAAAGCCATTTAGATTTCCTTTTTAAGTTGAATAAGTTGAGTCACTCGACTCATAAACTGACTATCAAATTGTTCACTTAGCTTTGCATTTACCGGCAAATACCACCAGTTTTGTAACGCAAAATCGCGACATTTAACCGCATCTTTTTCGGTCATTAATAATGGTGTGTGTGCTGATAGCTCAAATAGCTGTTGTTGATCGTAAGCTTGATGATCGGCAAAGGCGACAGTCTGCTTAAGTTGATAACCTTGCTGCACCAAACTATCAAAAAAACGCTGTGGGTTACCAATGCCTGCTATCGCAATAACAGGTTGTTCAATAATTAATGGCTCAGTACCTAATAATTCAGAAACCAAAGCCTCATCAGACGACTGCGGCTTAACTCGGCACAATGGCGCTGGCACTAATTGCATCAGCTGCTCTATTGGGCCTTGATGATTTACTAATAGCGGCCCACCATTATTAATAATCCAGTCTATATTGGCTAAACGCCAGAGACCTTCTCTTAACGGCCCCGCAGGTAATAAACATTGGTTACCATAACGGCGCGCACCATCGACTAAGGCTATTTCAATATCACGCCCTAAGGCATAGTGCTGTAAACCATCATCACAAATAATCACATCAACATCAAAATCAGCTAATAACGTTTGCGCCGCTAATACACGCTGACTGCCAACGACCATAGGCACTTGGGTGCGCATCACAATCATTAACGGTTCATCCCCCACATCAATCGCTTTACTTGATTGAGTGACACTGACTACACCGTCAATCTTTGCCCCATAACCACGGCTAACAACGCCAGGCTTTAAACCATTGGCTCGTAACAGATTAATTAAGTAAATCACGGTTGGCGTTTTACCGCTGCCACCCGCGGTGATATTACCTACCACCACCACAGGTACGGGTAATTGAGTGACTTTTTTGATACCTAAACTAAATAGCGCACGTCTGCTGCAGCTAATTAAAGCAAACACCGCAGACAAAGGCAGTAAAAGCCACTTTACCCAGTGGCCTTGATACCAAATTTGATTTATCCAGTTTTGCATTCGGGTAGAGACCTAGCTGCTAAATTGCATTTGATACAAACTGGCATAAACGCCATTTTGGGTAATCAACTCTTTATGTATGCCGCGCTCAATGACTTTACCTTGATCAATAACCAAGATTTCATCGGCTGACTCTATGGTTGATAAACGATGGGCAATAACCACTGAAGTTCTGTTATGGCGTAAATTATCTAAACCCTTTTGAATCGCTTTTTCAGATTCGGTGTCCAATGCTGATGTTGCCTCATCTAAAATCAATACCGGTGCATCACGTAACATGGCTCGGGCGATGGCAATACGTTGACGTTGACCACCAGATAACAACACGCCGTTTTCTCCTACTTGGGTGTCTAAGCCCTCTGGTAAGGTATTAATGAACTCCATCGCGTATGCAAGCTCTGCCGCATGTTCAATTTGCTCGCGGGTCGCTTCACCTGGATAGGCATAGGCAATATTATTAGCAATAGTGTCATTAAATAGCGTGACTTGCTGAGACACTAATGCCACTTGATTGCGCAAACTCTTTAATTGGTAATCATAAATACTGATGCCATCAAGTAAAATGTCACCATTTGATAAACCGCCATAAAAACGGGTGATCAAATTAGCAATAGTCGACTTTCCTGAACCTGAGCGGCCAACTAATGCGATAGTTTTTCCCGGTTTTACATCAAACTCAATTTGATTAAGGGCTTTTCTATCTTGTTCAGGGTAACTAAAGCTGACGCTATTAAATTGTAAATGGCCTTTAACACGATCCACACTATGGCGACCATGATCTGGCTCTACTGGTGTATCTAATAATTCAAAAATAGTGGTACAAGCTGCAATACCCCGTTGAAACTCAGCATTAACACGGGTTAAATTTTTAATTGGCTGCAACATGGCCATCATAGCGCCTAAAATGGCGGTGAAGGTACCGGCGGTTAGTTCAGTTTTCATGCTGTCCCAACTGGCGGCATACAACACAAAGGCTAAGGCGAATGAGCCAATCACCATAATCAACGGCTGGCTAATAGATTGTGCCACTGCTAGCTTCATATTTTGATGACGGTTAGTGTCATTCACTTTAAAAAAACGCGCTATTTCGGTTTGTTGACCACCAAATGACAACACATTTTTGTGGCCTTTAATCATTTGTTCAGTTGTTGCCGTCACCCCGCCCATAGCAGATTGAATTTGTTTAGACACTTTTCGAAAACGTTTACTCACAATACTAATCACTATGCCCATTAATGGGCCAATCACTAAAATACACAGAGACAATTTCCACGAAAAATAAAACATGATGGCTAACATGCCAACCACTGTCATTGAGTCCCGGACAATAGAAATGAGTGCACTGCCTGATGCTCTTGCAATTTGCTCTGTATCAAAGGTCACACGGGAAATAAGATTGCCGCTATTTTCACGATCAATATAACTCACGGGTAAATGTAAATAGTGCTCAAAAACCTGCTGACGCATGTCCATAATAAGTTGGGCGCTCATGTACGACACACAATAGGTCGACACAAAATTCGCCAAACCGCGCAGGGTAAACATACCAATTACCACAAAAGGCGCCATGCGCATAATGTCATTATCGGTATTAAAACCGCCGTGAGACGGGATTTCCACTCCAGCAACGGTAGTCGCTGTAGAGGCAAAGCCTTGGTCAATAAAAGGTTTAATAAACGCGATAAAACCGGCATCGACTGCACCATAGGTAAGCAAAGCCAATACCGCCATAATAAACATGGCTTTCATCGGTAAAACATAAATCATTAAGCGTTTAAAAACGCTCCACATTTCATTATCTGAGTATGACGACATTTATATAATTCTTTACTGACAAACATGCTCGACATTCTACTCTGGTTTAACTATCTGGCCAAATCTAAACAAACGGTTATACCAAAATGGCGCTAAATCGTTACGATAAGTGTTTACTTGATAACCAGTATGTTGAAATTTAATGCTGATCTGCCCTTGGTCCCCGCTAACCAAGGTATTTATACCACGCTGTTGGTAGCGCGCCATCACATCTAATTTAGGAAATCCGTATTGATTATTAAAACCTGCACTCACTATCGCCAATTGTGGTGACACGGCATCAATAAAGTTATCCGTTGATGAAGTGCGACTACCATGGTGGGGAACAAACACAATATCAGCGTTTATCTGTTGCTTATTCAAAATCAAGCTTTGCTCTCTTTGCGCCTCAATATCGCCCGTTAAGAGTACCTTGAAAACCTTAGTTGTTAGCGCACTTGAAGTGTCAGGATGTTGATAGCTTGTTTGTTCAACATTATTATCAAACTCTATATTCAGCATCATCACACAGGATTGATTGTTATCTTTATCTGAGCCTAAATTATCCGCTAAGCTCGTCATTGTCACTCTGCCCCATTGCCATAATCCAGGATAACAGTCACTGATATGAGGGTTATTTAAGTTAGGGCTATCAGTTAACAATTCGCTGCCATTATCAGCAATTAAGCGAGCATTGGGAAAAGCGGTTAGCATAGGTATTAACCCTCCGCTGTGATCATTATCATGGTGACTTATTACAATGTAATCTAACCGTGTAATGCCCCTCGCCCTCAGAAAAGGCAATATTGCGCGCTCGGCATAACTGAAATCTCCAAAGGCAGCGCCAGCATCATAAATAATGGCTCGATGTTGCTGCTGAAGCACAATGGCTGAGCCTTGGGCCACATCTAATACATGAAGGTAAATAGGTCCACTTAAGGGAGATACTTGAGCTTGATCATCAGAACTGTTCATCAATGAAATACGACTAAAAACTAATAAACTGATAGGTAAATTCAGCAAGATAGTTACCAGCAGTATCATTAAGTGACGCTGTCTTGCTTTAATATCAATCACTACACTGCGATTAAATGAACTTCGATTAAATGACCGTCTAAATGACCTTTTAAAGGTCCAGCTAAATGTCAGTAACAACGCCCACCCAAGTAGACTAAACACGCCCGCGCCAACCCACGATTCGCTGACATAAACAAGATTGTAACTAAAATCATCAGACCAAGTTAATAATTGGCTAAACGGTACCAGTAGTTTATCTGCCACAATGAAAAAAACACTTTCAAGATTCGGTTCATCGTCTGAGAAATATATTGATGCGCTTAGCATCAATGGACTTAGCATCAGCCAACACATAAAGCAGCAAAGTGCTATAGGGATAACCAATAAACTGAACCAGGGCACAACAATGAGGTTTATCCAAATACTGTGAATTGATAATGTCCCAAATAGTAGCGCTTGCAGCACACCTAGCCCTAAAGCGAGTCGCCACTGAATTGACCATAATGAAGCAATATAAGCGAATATTTTGTCTCGCCAATTAACGTCTGAAGATAATTGACTAACATGACCTGCTGAAATATCAACAAAACGCAAAATGATAGCGAGGGCGATAAAAGACAGCCAAAAACCTGCACTTAACATAGATAAAGGGTCGATAAATAACACCCTGGCCAAGGCATACATTAATCGTTGCCACACACTGTGATGCTGCTTTAACAAGCTAAACAGCACCAGAAAGAGCAACATAAATAGGGCTCGCTGTGTAGCAACGGCAAAACCTGCAAGGTAGGCATAACCTAATGCCGATAATACTGCTACGGTTAAGGCGCAATGCACAGCAAACATACCGTAAAGCAGGTTAAGTTTACCCATAACGGTTTGCGCAAATTTAACCCGGGTTAATATGACAAAACATAAGCCGAATACCAACCCAAAAACCACCGACAGATGTAATCCTGAAATAGCAATTAAATGGCCAGTGCCGGTTTGACGTAATTGCTGCCAGCGTTGAGCTGATATTTGGCTTTTATCGCCAAATAACAATGCCAACAATAGATCGCCATTGGCTATTTTAGGGCTAACAGTGGCAAACTCAGTTAACCAACGCTGGCGTAATGACGGTTGGTAAGACAATAAACTTGCCTGTTTAATTCGGCCTTTAGCCACAATATGACGATTAATATAATAACGCTGCTGATTAAACCCCCCTTGATTAGCTATGCTAGTAATCGGCTTTAACTTAGTTTCAAAGTGCCATATTTGTCCTAACTTAACTTTTGGAGCTTGTTGCCAGGTTAAACGGTAAATTGGGTCACCTGTTAGGGTTTTAAATAAACCCGATAGATTAATATTGGTTAATTTTGGCTCAATTACACGCACATCAAGGCTTATCCAGTCGCGGTTGTCATTGACTAGTGATACTATCTCTGCTGTAAATGTATTGTGAGTTTTTGGTGTGACATCAAACTGAAAGTCTAACGAATAGAAATAGATACTTACCCAGAAAACAGCAAAAAATGCACCACTTAATCTGGGTGCTTTAAAAAGGCAGACCAAAGCCAAGAGTAATAGAAACGGTAAACACCATTGCGATGGGATTACAGGCCAAAGTAATCCAATGAGGCTGCTTATACAGAAGCCGAATATAAATCGATTCATAAGCTACTAGTAAAGACAGTAATCACATAAGATGCCAAAAAAATTCATAAAAAGATTTATGCCTGACCCGAAAACACTTCAAAAGCATAAATATTTGCGAGTGTTTGGCAAATTATTAGATAAACCCAATTTATGGGTATTAAATCGCAAATCGGCTCCAGGGGCGTTCGCGGTAGGTCTATTTATTGGCTGGATGCCAATGCCATTCCAAATGGTTGCAGCAGCAGGATTAGCGATTTTATTTAACGTTAACATTCCGATTGCGGTGGCATTAGTGTGGATAACAAACCCTATTACAATGCCATTTATGTTTTATATGGCCTATTTAGTCGGTGTGAAATTACTCGGGGTTGAAAGGCTTCCTTTTGAGTTTGAGGTAAGTTGGCAATGGGTAGAAACATCAATATCAACTCTTGGCCCACCTTTTTTACTCGGCTGCTTGGTATTAGGCCTGGTATTTGCGGCAATCGGTTACCTAGTGATTAATAGCCTATGGAAATATTCAATATTATTTAAATGGCAAAAGCGCAAATAAGCGGTCTACTCATTAACGAGTGGCAGTGTAGTTAAGCCTTTGAACTTAAGCTTTTTGCCTTATATCAGCTTGTTTTTTATTTATATTTCCCTTTTCTGGAAAATGGCAGACGATGAGTTTAGCCTGAGAAACATTTTATAAATTGATAACAAGCTAAAAATAGCAGCTGCAATAACAGTCATAGACCAAAAGCGACACCTGAAACCGCTACCAACTTCGTAACACAATAGATCCATAACATTGATTGTAAGACATGCTAAAGCTTGTTTATTTAACGGTTAAAATCGCTGGCTAACATGGCATATAGGTATTCATCACCCCAACGTCCTTTAAACATCACATTTTGCTTAAAATGCCCTTCTCGTCTAAAACCAACTTTTTCTAACACCGCAACACTCGCAGTATTTAAGCAGTCAGTTATTGCAATAACTCGATGTCGCGATAACTCAGTAAATAAATAGCCCAGTAAACACTGCAGCGCCTCTGTAGCAACGCCTTGCTTATGGTGTTGTGGTGCAATGGTAAAGCCGACTTCAGCTTGATATTCATCAATAAAGTGCACTGCCATGTCACCAATTAATTGATCCGTTATGGCATCCGCGATGGCTAATTGATACCAATTACCTGACACAGCAAATTGTGCATAATTCGTTTGTGCGAAGAGTTTTTTTGCATCATCTAAACTGTATTCTGTCCAGCTTTGATATTTGGCAATATCTGCAACATTTCTATACTCTGCAAATTCGGTTAAGTCAGCGGCCTTAAAAGCACGGATCATAAAACGTGCCGATAAAAGAGTCGGAGCGTTTATGTGAGTTTTAGCCACTTTAGTAGCAGTCGGTTTAGTTGAGTTGTCTTGAGTCATTATATGGCACTTAGGCTTATTTAAAGTCGAAATAATATAAGATTAAACGCTACTACTAATA
This window contains:
- a CDS encoding DNA internalization-related competence protein ComEC/Rec2, with the translated sequence MNRFIFGFCISSLIGLLWPVIPSQWCLPFLLLLALVCLFKAPRLSGAFFAVFWVSIYFYSLDFQFDVTPKTHNTFTAEIVSLVNDNRDWISLDVRVIEPKLTNINLSGLFKTLTGDPIYRLTWQQAPKVKLGQIWHFETKLKPITSIANQGGFNQQRYYINRHIVAKGRIKQASLLSYQPSLRQRWLTEFATVSPKIANGDLLLALLFGDKSQISAQRWQQLRQTGTGHLIAISGLHLSVVFGLVFGLCFVILTRVKFAQTVMGKLNLLYGMFAVHCALTVAVLSALGYAYLAGFAVATQRALFMLLFLVLFSLLKQHHSVWQRLMYALARVLFIDPLSMLSAGFWLSFIALAIILRFVDISAGHVSQLSSDVNWRDKIFAYIASLWSIQWRLALGLGVLQALLFGTLSIHSIWINLIVVPWFSLLVIPIALCCFMCWLMLSPLMLSASIYFSDDEPNLESVFFIVADKLLVPFSQLLTWSDDFSYNLVYVSESWVGAGVFSLLGWALLLTFSWTFKRSFRRSFNRSSFNRSVVIDIKARQRHLMILLVTILLNLPISLLVFSRISLMNSSDDQAQVSPLSGPIYLHVLDVAQGSAIVLQQQHRAIIYDAGAAFGDFSYAERAILPFLRARGITRLDYIVISHHDNDHSGGLIPMLTAFPNARLIADNGSELLTDSPNLNNPHISDCYPGLWQWGRVTMTSLADNLGSDKDNNQSCVMMLNIEFDNNVEQTSYQHPDTSSALTTKVFKVLLTGDIEAQREQSLILNKQQINADIVFVPHHGSRTSSTDNFIDAVSPQLAIVSAGFNNQYGFPKLDVMARYQQRGINTLVSGDQGQISIKFQHTGYQVNTYRNDLAPFWYNRLFRFGQIVKPE
- a CDS encoding GNAT family N-acetyltransferase, with the protein product MIRAFKAADLTEFAEYRNVADIAKYQSWTEYSLDDAKKLFAQTNYAQFAVSGNWYQLAIADAITDQLIGDMAVHFIDEYQAEVGFTIAPQHHKQGVATEALQCLLGYLFTELSRHRVIAITDCLNTASVAVLEKVGFRREGHFKQNVMFKGRWGDEYLYAMLASDFNR
- the lpxK gene encoding tetraacyldisaccharide 4'-kinase; protein product: MQNWINQIWYQGHWVKWLLLPLSAVFALISCSRRALFSLGIKKVTQLPVPVVVVGNITAGGSGKTPTVIYLINLLRANGLKPGVVSRGYGAKIDGVVSVTQSSKAIDVGDEPLMIVMRTQVPMVVGSQRVLAAQTLLADFDVDVIICDDGLQHYALGRDIEIALVDGARRYGNQCLLPAGPLREGLWRLANIDWIINNGGPLLVNHQGPIEQLMQLVPAPLCRVKPQSSDEALVSELLGTEPLIIEQPVIAIAGIGNPQRFFDSLVQQGYQLKQTVAFADHQAYDQQQLFELSAHTPLLMTEKDAVKCRDFALQNWWYLPVNAKLSEQFDSQFMSRVTQLIQLKKEI
- a CDS encoding DUF2062 domain-containing protein; translation: MPKKFIKRFMPDPKTLQKHKYLRVFGKLLDKPNLWVLNRKSAPGAFAVGLFIGWMPMPFQMVAAAGLAILFNVNIPIAVALVWITNPITMPFMFYMAYLVGVKLLGVERLPFEFEVSWQWVETSISTLGPPFLLGCLVLGLVFAAIGYLVINSLWKYSILFKWQKRK
- a CDS encoding Trm112 family protein encodes the protein MAFDKKLLDIVACPVCKGKLDYDKDAQQLICKFDKIAYPINDGIPVLLENRAIPLVAAD
- a CDS encoding MFS transporter, giving the protein MQSISTAPQNTSSKRMHWIIVFIAMLSLMLSNGMVFTGITAFDSAILAEFPDWSRGDLKLRELITLVGVGILAPLFGILIDKVGVRALMIVGCLILMPTYYAYGYVENITHIYILHIFLSIVMVSCGLNVGVILVSNWFVKHRGTAIGIAILGTSLGGRY
- a CDS encoding MFS transporter, producing MVCETSWYRNRYCYIRHIFGGAVLAPLFGYWLSEGISWRQGFQYASVIPFILLVLTILLVRSKPSVIGLKPYGTENYSQQSQDDLSNHGLEYGEAIRTRSFWAITVIAMCTFYTLMGLQANLVLHLQDLGFDIQSASAGLSVLFIPALIGKFLFGVFADKFEGNKLFYGNIIMMLIGLVALIVSSQATVMYSIGLIGFAWGGFYTILQLNAVNNFGLKASGKILGTITILDAIGAGLGIYLTGVIFDVYGSYQYAFIIYAVLCTIALLLISQVKKHV
- the msbA gene encoding lipid A export permease/ATP-binding protein MsbA is translated as MSSYSDNEMWSVFKRLMIYVLPMKAMFIMAVLALLTYGAVDAGFIAFIKPFIDQGFASTATTVAGVEIPSHGGFNTDNDIMRMAPFVVIGMFTLRGLANFVSTYCVSYMSAQLIMDMRQQVFEHYLHLPVSYIDRENSGNLISRVTFDTEQIARASGSALISIVRDSMTVVGMLAIMFYFSWKLSLCILVIGPLMGIVISIVSKRFRKVSKQIQSAMGGVTATTEQMIKGHKNVLSFGGQQTEIARFFKVNDTNRHQNMKLAVAQSISQPLIMVIGSFALAFVLYAASWDSMKTELTAGTFTAILGAMMAMLQPIKNLTRVNAEFQRGIAACTTIFELLDTPVEPDHGRHSVDRVKGHLQFNSVSFSYPEQDRKALNQIEFDVKPGKTIALVGRSGSGKSTIANLITRFYGGLSNGDILLDGISIYDYQLKSLRNQVALVSQQVTLFNDTIANNIAYAYPGEATREQIEHAAELAYAMEFINTLPEGLDTQVGENGVLLSGGQRQRIAIARAMLRDAPVLILDEATSALDTESEKAIQKGLDNLRHNRTSVVIAHRLSTIESADEILVIDQGKVIERGIHKELITQNGVYASLYQMQFSS